From a region of the Castanea sativa cultivar Marrone di Chiusa Pesio chromosome 10, ASM4071231v1 genome:
- the LOC142614093 gene encoding uncharacterized protein LOC142614093 isoform X1 — protein MLEPELCPSRVLSPFREESGDEELSVLPRHTKVIVTGNNRTKSVLVGLQGVVKKAVGLGGWHWLVLKNGVEVKLQRNALSVLEHPTGHEEDDDRDYDNSSSGSDIGEKDNDFSTIDFQKMSKPRIRPRPWVPSASVKSTNRGIYREVQSIHTPQPRVNLAKLGTDSLWRYCRHYHLLSSNSNPSREQMLNAVQRHFGLQLEVNEAQVITRFVHAAKRLKSADKIIKREF, from the exons ATGCTTGAGCCAGAGCTTTGTCCTTCCCGGGTTCTTTCGCCTTTTCGTGAAGAAAGTGGGGATGAGGAACTTTCTGTGCTCCCCAGGCACACCAAAGTGATTGTCACTGGAAATAATAGAACAAAGTCTGTGTTGGTGGGCTTGCAAGGCGTGGTCAAGAAGGCTGTTGGCCTGGGAGGTTGGCACTGGCTG gttctGAAAAATGGGGTTGAAGTTAAGCTGCAAAGGAATGCATTGAGTGTGCTGGAACATCCAACGGGGcatgaagaagatgatgatcgTGATTATGATAACTCTAGCAGTGGATCTGACATAGGTGAAAAGGATAATGATTTCT CCACTATAGATTTCCAAAAGATGAGCAAACCAAGAATTCGGCCAAGGCCATGGGTTCCATCTGCATCAGTGAAGTCGACAAATCGTGGAATCTACAGAGAAGTTCAATCCATTCACACACCTCAACCT AGGGTGAACTTGGCAAAATTAGGAACAGATTCATTGTGGAGATATTGCAGACACTACCACCTC TTGAGCAGCAATTCTAATCCATCAAGGGAACAAATGCTTAATGCTGTGCAGCGGCATTTTGGGTTGCag CTAGAAGTGAACGAGGCACAAGTGATCACTCGATTTGTTCATGCTGCCAAGAGACTGAAATCAGctgataaaattataaaacgAGAGTTCTGA
- the LOC142614093 gene encoding uncharacterized protein LOC142614093 isoform X2: MLEPELCPSRVLSPFREESGDEELSVLPRHTKVIVTGNNRTKSVLVGLQGVVKKAVGLGGWHWLVLKNGVEVKLQRNALSVLEHPTGHEEDDDRDYDNSSSGSDIATIDFQKMSKPRIRPRPWVPSASVKSTNRGIYREVQSIHTPQPRVNLAKLGTDSLWRYCRHYHLLSSNSNPSREQMLNAVQRHFGLQLEVNEAQVITRFVHAAKRLKSADKIIKREF; the protein is encoded by the exons ATGCTTGAGCCAGAGCTTTGTCCTTCCCGGGTTCTTTCGCCTTTTCGTGAAGAAAGTGGGGATGAGGAACTTTCTGTGCTCCCCAGGCACACCAAAGTGATTGTCACTGGAAATAATAGAACAAAGTCTGTGTTGGTGGGCTTGCAAGGCGTGGTCAAGAAGGCTGTTGGCCTGGGAGGTTGGCACTGGCTG gttctGAAAAATGGGGTTGAAGTTAAGCTGCAAAGGAATGCATTGAGTGTGCTGGAACATCCAACGGGGcatgaagaagatgatgatcgTGATTATGATAACTCTAGCAGTGGATCTGACATAG CCACTATAGATTTCCAAAAGATGAGCAAACCAAGAATTCGGCCAAGGCCATGGGTTCCATCTGCATCAGTGAAGTCGACAAATCGTGGAATCTACAGAGAAGTTCAATCCATTCACACACCTCAACCT AGGGTGAACTTGGCAAAATTAGGAACAGATTCATTGTGGAGATATTGCAGACACTACCACCTC TTGAGCAGCAATTCTAATCCATCAAGGGAACAAATGCTTAATGCTGTGCAGCGGCATTTTGGGTTGCag CTAGAAGTGAACGAGGCACAAGTGATCACTCGATTTGTTCATGCTGCCAAGAGACTGAAATCAGctgataaaattataaaacgAGAGTTCTGA